Proteins encoded within one genomic window of Deltaproteobacteria bacterium:
- the hisD gene encoding histidinol dehydrogenase, translating to MRVLDSKSKEFEAELEILLAQRREEMEGVEGAVREIIEEVKGRGDEALLHYTQQFDGVEISRQEMEVPQKDWERAWQEVEGEALISLQRAAGRIESFHRQELYRSWFDTDKGVVRGQLVHPLARAGVYVPGGKAAYPSSLLMSVIPAKVAGVREVVVVTPPSREGVNPYILAAARMVGVNRVLLVGGAQAVAALAYGTETVPRADLIVGPGNLYVATAKRLLFGVVRVDMVAGPSEILVVCDGSTPPTFVAADLLSQAEHDEMAWPILITPSKEFANQVHEEVERMKGALPRQGIIEASLERHGLIILVRDLGEGIQIANRIAPEHLELALEDPFRWLGEVHNAGAVFLGPYTPEAIGDYLGGPNHVLPTGGTARFFSPLGVEHFLKRTNLLFLSREALEAVKEDVARLARLEGLEAHAQAVVVRAKED from the coding sequence ATGAGGGTTTTGGACAGCAAGAGTAAGGAGTTTGAGGCAGAATTGGAGATCCTCCTCGCCCAGAGGCGAGAGGAGATGGAGGGTGTCGAGGGGGCCGTGCGGGAGATTATTGAGGAGGTGAAGGGCAGAGGTGATGAGGCCCTACTCCATTATACCCAACAGTTCGACGGGGTGGAGATCTCCCGGCAGGAGATGGAGGTCCCGCAAAAAGACTGGGAGAGGGCCTGGCAGGAGGTAGAGGGGGAGGCCCTCATCTCCCTTCAACGGGCCGCCGGGCGGATCGAGTCCTTCCACCGCCAGGAGCTCTATCGCTCTTGGTTTGATACGGATAAAGGAGTAGTGAGGGGACAGTTGGTGCATCCCTTGGCCAGGGCCGGGGTCTATGTCCCCGGGGGGAAGGCGGCCTACCCCTCCTCACTGTTGATGAGCGTCATCCCCGCCAAGGTGGCGGGGGTGAGAGAGGTGGTGGTGGTGACCCCTCCCTCCCGAGAGGGCGTGAACCCTTACATCTTGGCCGCCGCCCGGATGGTAGGGGTGAATAGGGTCCTGCTGGTCGGGGGAGCCCAGGCCGTCGCAGCCTTGGCCTATGGTACGGAGACCGTGCCGCGGGCCGATTTAATAGTGGGGCCGGGAAATCTGTATGTAGCCACGGCCAAACGGTTGTTGTTCGGGGTCGTAAGGGTGGATATGGTGGCGGGGCCCAGTGAAATCCTGGTAGTCTGCGATGGATCCACTCCCCCCACCTTTGTTGCCGCTGACCTCCTCTCCCAGGCAGAACACGATGAGATGGCCTGGCCGATCCTGATCACCCCTTCCAAGGAGTTCGCCAATCAAGTGCATGAGGAGGTGGAGAGGATGAAGGGGGCCCTCCCACGCCAGGGGATTATCGAGGCCTCCCTTGAACGCCACGGACTCATCATCTTGGTGCGGGATCTGGGGGAGGGGATACAGATCGCCAACCGGATCGCCCCTGAGCATCTGGAGTTGGCCCTCGAAGACCCCTTCCGGTGGTTGGGGGAGGTGCATAATGCTGGTGCCGTCTTCCTCGGCCCCTACACCCCAGAGGCAATAGGGGATTATCTGGGAGGGCCCAATCATGTGCTGCCCACTGGGGGTACGGCCAGGTTCTTCTCCCCTCTGGGGGTTGAGCACTTTTTAAAGAGGACCAATCTCCTCTTCTTGTCCCGGGAGGCCCTGGAAGCGGTGAAGGAGGATGTAGCCCGATTGGCCCGCCTGGAGGGGCTGGAGGCCCATGCCCAGGCCGTGGTGGTGAGGGCAAAGGAGGATTGA
- the hisB gene encoding imidazoleglycerol-phosphate dehydratase HisB has translation MQRRAQTERKTKETDISLSIHLDGGGNSEISTGIPFFDHMLSLMAMHGLFDLSLRAKGDLEVDFHHTVEDVGIALGEGIKKALGDATGIKRFGEALVPMDEALSRVVLDISGRPYLGYRVKAAGRLRDFDLELVEPFFKALVDHAGLTLHIDLLYGKNLHHIVESIFKGFGRALDRASSLDERRSGVPSTKGSL, from the coding sequence ATGCAGCGCAGAGCCCAGACAGAGAGGAAGACCAAAGAGACGGATATCTCTCTCTCTATCCACTTGGACGGAGGTGGAAATTCGGAGATCTCCACAGGGATACCCTTCTTCGACCACATGCTCTCCTTGATGGCCATGCACGGCCTCTTCGATCTGTCCTTAAGGGCAAAGGGGGACCTGGAGGTCGATTTTCACCACACCGTGGAGGATGTGGGGATCGCCTTGGGCGAGGGGATCAAGAAGGCCTTGGGGGATGCGACAGGAATAAAGAGGTTTGGGGAGGCCCTGGTACCCATGGATGAAGCCTTGAGCAGGGTGGTCTTGGACATCTCCGGCCGCCCCTATCTGGGCTATCGCGTCAAGGCTGCTGGGAGGCTCAGGGACTTCGACTTGGAATTGGTGGAGCCCTTCTTCAAGGCCTTGGTGGACCACGCCGGCCTCACCCTCCATATCGACCTCCTTTACGGTAAGAACCTCCATCACATCGTCGAATCGATCTTTAAGGGGTTCGGCAGGGCCCTGGATCGGGCCTCCTCCTTGGATGAGAGGAGGTCCGGGGTCCCATCCACTAAGGGCAGCCTATAA
- the hisA gene encoding 1-(5-phosphoribosyl)-5-[(5-phosphoribosylamino)methylideneamino]imidazole-4-carboxamide isomerase, producing MLVVPAIDLKGGRCVRLRQGRMEEETVYSPAPGEVAMRWESAGAEWIHVVDLDGAVAARPMNIEAVKEIRRQVRAPLQLGGGIRDLRAIEEWLSFGIERVILGTAAYEGPSLIKEACQRYPGRIAVGIDAREREVMVRGWRKGTSLRAVDLAREMETYRVAVIIFTDISRDGMGGGIDLDQAKEVAQAVETPVIVSGGVATLEDIKAVKGLVPYGVIGVITGRALYEGTLDLAEAIRVAKGG from the coding sequence ATGCTGGTGGTACCGGCCATAGACCTGAAGGGGGGGCGATGCGTCCGACTCCGCCAGGGGAGGATGGAGGAGGAGACGGTCTACTCGCCCGCACCGGGAGAGGTGGCAATGAGGTGGGAGTCCGCTGGGGCTGAATGGATCCATGTGGTCGATCTAGATGGGGCCGTGGCCGCCCGCCCGATGAACATCGAGGCAGTAAAGGAAATACGGAGGCAGGTAAGGGCCCCCCTCCAACTGGGAGGAGGGATCAGGGACCTGCGGGCCATCGAGGAGTGGCTCTCCTTTGGGATAGAGCGGGTAATCTTGGGCACGGCCGCCTATGAAGGTCCCTCCTTGATAAAGGAGGCATGCCAGCGATATCCAGGCAGGATAGCGGTGGGGATCGATGCCCGGGAGAGAGAGGTCATGGTGAGGGGGTGGCGGAAGGGGACCTCCCTGAGGGCGGTTGACCTGGCCAGAGAGATGGAGACATATAGGGTAGCGGTTATCATCTTTACCGATATCAGCAGGGACGGGATGGGGGGAGGGATCGATCTGGATCAGGCCAAGGAGGTGGCCCAGGCAGTGGAGACCCCGGTCATCGTCTCCGGAGGGGTGGCCACTTTGGAGGATATAAAGGCGGTGAAGGGGTTGGTCCCCTATGGGGTTATAGGGGTCATCACGGGCCGGGCCCTTTATGAGGGGACCTTGGACCTGGCCGAGGCTATCAGGGTAGCCAAAGGGGGCTGA
- a CDS encoding phosphatidylglycerophosphatase A translates to MRKLIILLATWGGVGFCPLAPGTAGTAAAVPLFLLLSLLPLTVYLPLLLCIALLACWLAGKAELIFQQQDSRDIVVDEVVGFLVTMTSFPPSWSYILAGFVLFRVFDILKPPPIRFLERRVKGGYGVVLDDVLAGIYAHVVLHIFLSFL, encoded by the coding sequence ATGAGGAAGTTGATTATTCTGCTGGCGACATGGGGAGGGGTGGGGTTTTGCCCCTTGGCCCCTGGGACGGCGGGGACTGCCGCAGCGGTCCCCCTTTTTCTTCTCCTCTCTCTTCTCCCTCTAACGGTCTACCTCCCCCTTTTGTTATGCATCGCTCTGCTAGCCTGTTGGCTGGCAGGGAAGGCAGAGCTTATCTTCCAGCAGCAGGATAGCCGGGACATAGTTGTAGATGAAGTGGTGGGTTTTTTGGTTACCATGACCTCTTTCCCCCCTTCCTGGTCCTATATCCTTGCTGGTTTTGTCCTATTTCGTGTCTTCGACATCCTCAAACCCCCACCTATCCGCTTCTTGGAGAGGAGGGTAAAAGGGGGCTACGGGGTGGTCCTAGACGATGTGCTGGCTGGGATCTACGCCCATGTCGTCCTGCATATCTTCTTGTCCTTCCTCTAG